In Actinomycetota bacterium, a genomic segment contains:
- a CDS encoding metallophosphoesterase, translating to MSATKPVRIIQISDLHCGSRYHIPSLASRVIDELNEAKPDMVVVTGDLTDEGFRQEFKQAHRLLSRLECQNRMVLLGNHDARNVGDEHFAEFFGPRSQELRQGCVRMLGIDSSEPDLDAGRVGRNRYRWIEQRFSDSDETKIFAMHHHLVPVPNTGRERNIVYDAGDVLKTLSRCGTDIVLCGHKHVPNIWRLEGMLIVNAGTACTHRLRGRVRPCYNIIEVLDGSRVRILLKEPYSDPVLMADYLAPERRRFGWRIEGSEDLPAEQDAVDVETPR from the coding sequence ATGAGTGCAACGAAGCCCGTTCGCATTATCCAAATCTCCGACCTGCACTGCGGGTCACGGTACCACATACCCTCCCTGGCTTCACGCGTAATCGACGAGCTCAACGAGGCCAAGCCGGACATGGTCGTCGTCACAGGAGACCTGACCGACGAGGGATTTCGTCAGGAGTTCAAGCAGGCGCATCGCCTGCTATCCCGGCTTGAGTGCCAGAACCGCATGGTTCTTCTCGGCAATCATGATGCGCGAAACGTGGGTGATGAGCATTTTGCCGAGTTCTTTGGGCCTCGGAGCCAGGAGCTTCGGCAGGGCTGTGTGAGAATGCTCGGGATCGACTCGAGTGAGCCGGATCTGGATGCTGGCCGAGTAGGCAGAAATCGCTACAGATGGATCGAGCAGCGCTTTTCTGACTCTGACGAGACCAAGATATTCGCGATGCACCATCACCTGGTGCCGGTTCCAAACACGGGACGCGAGCGAAACATCGTCTACGACGCGGGCGACGTCTTGAAAACCCTCTCACGGTGCGGCACGGATATTGTGCTCTGTGGTCACAAGCACGTTCCGAACATCTGGCGCCTGGAAGGCATGCTTATCGTCAACGCGGGCACCGCTTGTACGCATCGCCTCAGGGGTCGCGTGAGGCCCTGCTACAACATCATTGAGGTGCTCGACGGTTCCCGGGTCAGGATTCTGCTCAAGGAGCCCTACTCCGATCCGGTGCTTATGGCGGATTACCTGGCTCCCGAGAGGCGTCGATTCGGATGGCGGATTGAGGGCTCCGAGGACCTTCCTGCCGAGCAAGACGCAGTGGATGTGGAGACGCCAAGATGA
- the thrB gene encoding homoserine kinase — protein MPVVTVRIPATSANLGPGFDAFGLALGLYQTFSAEPADSWSVHVHGEGAQRFPRDGRNQVARAMAEVFAIAPDAPKAARLTCDNQIPSSQGLGSSAAAIVGGVMLADALCDARLGKDRLFEIATRIEGHPDNVAAAIYGGFTIAWNDESGPRSARIEPATGMAVIAVGSVNPLSTRSARKTLPSEVPHSDAAFNVGRAGLLAAGIALGRADLIDAGSHDRLHEPYRRADVPDVDEVAGALREVGAQGAALSGSGSTVIGLVLDEDDDSAFRRGADVASRLANLPDNRLPPRVLRIDRSGASFIRR, from the coding sequence ATGCCTGTCGTCACCGTCAGGATCCCAGCCACCTCGGCGAATCTTGGACCCGGGTTTGACGCGTTCGGCCTCGCGCTCGGGCTCTATCAGACTTTTTCGGCGGAGCCTGCGGATAGCTGGAGTGTCCATGTCCACGGCGAAGGCGCTCAGCGCTTTCCCCGGGATGGACGCAATCAGGTTGCCCGTGCGATGGCCGAGGTATTCGCGATTGCTCCCGACGCGCCGAAGGCTGCGCGGTTGACGTGCGACAATCAGATCCCGTCGAGTCAGGGACTTGGTTCCTCGGCGGCGGCGATCGTAGGTGGAGTCATGCTTGCGGATGCGCTCTGCGACGCTAGGCTCGGGAAGGACCGACTCTTCGAGATAGCCACAAGGATCGAGGGTCACCCGGACAATGTCGCTGCGGCGATATACGGCGGATTCACGATCGCGTGGAATGACGAATCCGGGCCGAGGTCAGCTCGGATCGAACCGGCTACCGGGATGGCGGTGATCGCAGTGGGTTCGGTAAACCCGCTCTCGACGCGGTCTGCGAGAAAGACGTTGCCTTCCGAGGTGCCTCATAGCGACGCCGCGTTCAACGTCGGCAGGGCCGGGCTGTTGGCGGCCGGCATAGCGCTCGGCAGGGCTGATTTGATCGATGCCGGATCCCACGACAGGCTACATGAGCCTTACCGCCGAGCTGACGTGCCTGATGTAGACGAGGTGGCAGGCGCGCTTCGAGAGGTCGGAGCGCAGGGCGCGGCACTCTCAGGATCCGGGTCCACGGTGATAGGCTTAGTGCTCGACGAAGACGATGATTCTGCTTTTCGCCGAGGCGCAGATGTGGCCAGCCGATTGGCGAATCTGCCGGATAACAGGCTGCCTCCACGCGTGCTTCGCATCGACCGAAGCGGCGCCTCGTTCATCCGCCGGTGA
- the sppA gene encoding signal peptide peptidase SppA, with amino-acid sequence MNQLVPEEQITSVTAEAPRKSSAWKWAVGVFAVLTLGAIACCGVLALYMTFPQPTTQQSWLPTGENIALIHITGFIAGTGNEFDGVATPERVLEQLDQALADPTVHAILLRIDSSGGTVAASQEIAMEVARASEEKPVVVSVGDVAASGAYMIAAQADEIVASPTSAIGSIGVIAQVPNIAGLLDKLGIEFTVLTAGDYKGAGSPIRSLTPTETALIQTEVDVAYDEFIRVVAEGRDMTEDEVREMATGFAWSALLAKDMGLVDKLGTYNDAVDRAAELGGIVGEPGIVTYDAMQYDALLDLLLGVSAALEGIGSFQQMLAHPGAQPLPR; translated from the coding sequence ATGAATCAATTAGTTCCGGAAGAGCAAATCACCTCGGTTACCGCAGAGGCGCCACGGAAGTCCTCTGCCTGGAAGTGGGCGGTAGGTGTTTTTGCCGTTCTCACGCTTGGCGCTATCGCTTGTTGTGGGGTGCTGGCGCTGTATATGACGTTTCCGCAGCCTACTACACAACAATCTTGGCTTCCAACCGGAGAGAACATCGCTCTTATTCACATCACAGGGTTTATAGCTGGCACAGGCAATGAGTTTGACGGAGTTGCTACGCCCGAGCGAGTCTTGGAGCAGCTCGATCAGGCTCTCGCTGATCCGACCGTACATGCGATCTTGCTTCGCATCGACTCCTCGGGAGGGACCGTGGCGGCTTCCCAGGAGATTGCCATGGAGGTTGCCAGAGCCTCGGAAGAAAAGCCTGTCGTGGTCAGCGTCGGGGATGTGGCTGCGAGCGGCGCCTACATGATAGCTGCTCAAGCCGACGAAATCGTGGCTAGTCCGACTTCGGCTATAGGTAGCATCGGTGTTATTGCCCAGGTTCCGAATATCGCCGGGCTTCTTGACAAGCTCGGTATAGAGTTCACGGTTTTGACCGCTGGCGATTACAAGGGTGCAGGCAGCCCGATTCGCTCTCTTACGCCTACGGAGACCGCTCTTATCCAGACCGAGGTAGATGTGGCGTATGACGAGTTCATTCGCGTAGTCGCCGAGGGTCGCGATATGACAGAGGATGAGGTCCGTGAGATGGCGACAGGTTTTGCCTGGTCCGCACTTCTGGCGAAGGATATGGGGCTTGTCGACAAGCTGGGCACCTATAACGACGCTGTCGATCGAGCCGCTGAGCTGGGAGGAATCGTGGGCGAGCCTGGAATTGTTACCTACGATGCGATGCAATACGACGCCCTGCTCGACCTGCTCCTGGGTGTCTCTGCTGCGCTGGAGGGCATCGGGTCTTTCCAGCAGATGCTCGCGCATCCTGGCGCACAGCCACTTCCCAGATAG
- a CDS encoding 2,3-diphosphoglycerate synthetase: MMRAIALIDGEHYPPVVRFALDGLRSEYEVLAAVFIGGTEKVDFEKGGDLYGLPVVFADSPEAGLREAIRRYEPDVAIDLSDEPVVSSADRFKLAGVALSGGIEYRGADFSFKPPVSRHTTRTPTLGLIGTGKRVGKTAISGYVARELTASGRDICVLAMGRGGPAEPELIYGEKIRLTTEDLLELARKGVHASSDNYEDAVMSRVTTVGCRRCGGGMAGETFFSNVVEGAQLADTLGKELIFLEGSGAAIPPVHADANILVVGAGRGVTYVRDYFGPYRLGLADLVVIATAEDALVSPYEVVGILKAIEDISPGMRSIATTFRPKPIESVEGARVFFATTAPPEVLPNLVAHLESVHGCEVVGFSPHLSNRTLLRQDMRAAEGRYDLLLTELKAAAIDVVAAVGEETGVRTVLCDNVPIPVDQSINLSSEVLRVAELAIDRGLQRNGSGDDGRE; the protein is encoded by the coding sequence ATGATGAGGGCCATAGCGCTCATCGACGGAGAACACTACCCCCCGGTTGTTCGCTTCGCTCTCGACGGCCTCAGGAGTGAGTACGAGGTACTGGCGGCTGTTTTTATCGGCGGCACCGAGAAGGTCGATTTCGAGAAGGGTGGCGATCTTTACGGTTTGCCGGTCGTGTTCGCGGACTCGCCTGAAGCAGGCTTGCGTGAAGCGATAAGAAGGTACGAGCCGGATGTCGCTATCGATCTCTCTGACGAGCCTGTGGTTTCAAGTGCGGACCGCTTCAAGCTGGCCGGCGTCGCGCTTTCGGGCGGGATCGAGTACCGTGGCGCGGACTTCAGCTTCAAGCCACCCGTATCGCGGCACACGACAAGGACTCCAACCCTGGGCCTGATCGGCACCGGAAAGAGGGTCGGCAAGACCGCAATCTCCGGGTATGTGGCTCGTGAGCTTACCGCTTCCGGGAGAGACATCTGCGTTTTGGCTATGGGCCGAGGAGGACCCGCCGAACCAGAGCTCATCTACGGGGAAAAAATCAGGTTGACCACCGAGGATCTGCTAGAACTTGCCAGAAAGGGAGTTCATGCGAGCAGTGACAACTACGAAGACGCGGTGATGAGCCGGGTCACTACGGTTGGCTGCAGGCGCTGCGGCGGCGGAATGGCAGGCGAGACTTTCTTCTCCAACGTCGTGGAGGGTGCGCAACTGGCAGACACACTGGGTAAAGAGCTCATATTCCTGGAGGGCTCAGGCGCAGCAATCCCGCCGGTGCATGCAGACGCGAACATTCTGGTGGTGGGAGCTGGCCGAGGAGTTACTTACGTACGCGATTATTTTGGGCCCTATAGGCTGGGCCTTGCCGATCTCGTCGTTATCGCAACAGCGGAAGACGCTCTGGTTTCTCCCTATGAGGTAGTGGGAATCCTCAAGGCAATCGAAGATATATCTCCCGGCATGCGCTCTATTGCGACCACATTTCGCCCAAAGCCCATCGAGTCGGTTGAGGGAGCCAGGGTGTTCTTCGCGACGACAGCGCCGCCTGAAGTTTTGCCGAATCTTGTCGCCCACCTGGAGTCGGTTCACGGATGCGAGGTAGTAGGCTTCAGCCCCCACCTGTCGAACAGGACTCTCCTTCGGCAGGACATGCGCGCTGCTGAAGGCAGATATGACCTGCTCTTGACCGAGCTCAAGGCTGCTGCCATAGATGTTGTAGCCGCCGTAGGTGAGGAAACCGGCGTACGTACGGTTCTCTGCGACAATGTGCCGATCCCTGTTGATCAAAGCATCAACCTCTCATCTGAGGTGCTAAGGGTTGCCGAGCTCGCCATCGATCGCGGCTTGCAAAGAAATGGATCCGGAGACGATGGCAGAGAATAA
- a CDS encoding homoserine dehydrogenase — MRTVRVGLIGLGTVGSGVVEIFSRHREDFARRAGVDIELVRFADRDSSSAARLGLAESSFTTEAAEIVDDPDIDIVVELIGGTGVARDIVLGALSKGKSVVTANKALMATHGQEVMDAAALNGVDVMFEASVGGGIPIISPLKHCLVSNEITTVMGIVNGTTNYILTRMAIDGMDYDSALAEAQELGFAESDPTADVDGHDSAAKIAILASIAFNSRITLAEVSVEGIRRISSADIAIAHERGYAIKLLAIARRIDGAIDIRVHPAMIPLGHPLASVNGVYNAIYVIGDAVGETMFFGEGAGSLPAASAVVGDIIEVARHIQSGCLGVVGCTCNEQLPLIDSAELDFSYYVRMRVADRPGVLAAVAGAFGDNGVSIGSVIQKTADESGAEIVYVTHKSSERAVRTALEQIDALDCVVRLETVLRLEDQQ; from the coding sequence GTGCGAACAGTCAGAGTTGGCCTGATAGGTCTTGGCACTGTTGGATCTGGTGTCGTTGAGATATTCAGCCGCCACAGGGAAGATTTTGCGCGCAGAGCCGGCGTAGATATCGAGCTGGTTCGATTCGCCGACAGGGACAGCTCAAGCGCCGCGCGACTCGGCCTTGCCGAGAGCTCTTTTACGACAGAGGCTGCCGAAATCGTCGATGATCCCGACATCGATATCGTGGTCGAGCTTATCGGCGGCACGGGTGTAGCCAGAGATATCGTGCTCGGTGCGCTTTCAAAGGGTAAATCAGTTGTTACCGCCAACAAGGCGTTGATGGCCACGCATGGCCAGGAGGTCATGGATGCCGCCGCCCTCAATGGGGTCGACGTTATGTTCGAGGCCAGCGTAGGCGGAGGTATCCCTATTATCTCGCCGCTGAAGCACTGCCTTGTTTCCAACGAGATCACCACCGTCATGGGGATCGTCAACGGCACCACCAACTACATTCTCACGCGCATGGCTATCGATGGAATGGATTACGACAGCGCGCTTGCCGAGGCCCAGGAGTTGGGTTTTGCTGAAAGCGATCCGACGGCTGATGTAGACGGGCATGATTCGGCGGCGAAGATCGCCATCTTGGCGAGCATCGCTTTCAACTCGCGCATTACCCTGGCCGAGGTTTCGGTCGAGGGCATACGCCGCATATCGTCTGCGGATATCGCAATCGCTCATGAGCGCGGCTACGCGATCAAGCTACTGGCGATCGCTCGTCGCATAGACGGCGCTATCGACATCCGGGTGCATCCGGCGATGATACCTCTCGGCCATCCACTGGCAAGCGTGAATGGGGTTTACAACGCGATCTACGTGATAGGCGATGCGGTAGGTGAGACGATGTTCTTCGGCGAGGGCGCGGGGTCGCTTCCGGCGGCCAGCGCAGTGGTAGGCGATATCATCGAGGTCGCCCGGCACATCCAGAGCGGCTGTCTTGGGGTCGTCGGCTGCACGTGTAACGAGCAGTTACCTTTGATAGACAGCGCCGAGCTGGACTTTAGCTACTATGTCCGGATGCGGGTGGCGGACAGGCCCGGGGTACTTGCGGCTGTGGCCGGAGCTTTTGGTGATAACGGCGTTTCTATCGGCTCTGTGATCCAGAAAACTGCCGATGAGAGTGGGGCCGAGATAGTTTACGTGACCCACAAGTCATCGGAGAGAGCCGTCCGGACCGCCCTTGAGCAGATTGATGCTCTCGACTGTGTTGTTAGGCTCGAGACCGTTTTGCGTCTCGAAGATCAGCAGTAG